In Haloplanus rubicundus, one DNA window encodes the following:
- a CDS encoding cation diffusion facilitator family transporter: MSEDRSSFLKASWVNVASNVIKIVVEGVLGVTFGSLALMADAAHSVADLLASAVVLVWGRFVYDDPDASHPHGHDRFEPLSALFVGGVLVLLGLKLLYDSGHALLDGPSAEYSSILVAGLLVALVVRYACYWYTVAVNREVGSPSLRALAADSKNDIYTTLAVFVGVAGMAFGYPIFDPLAGGAVSILVIYQGIDVSRENIRYLSDGAPPAEERERIEDAIRSHPQVHGLHDFVAYYSGHVIEVEFHAEVDGDLSLAEAHDIETELRELVREIEPVSDVHVHLDPAGLGEWKDAAERSSASTAPR, encoded by the coding sequence ATGAGCGAGGACCGAAGTTCGTTCCTCAAGGCGTCGTGGGTCAACGTCGCCTCGAACGTGATCAAAATCGTCGTCGAGGGCGTCCTCGGCGTCACCTTCGGGAGCCTCGCGCTCATGGCCGACGCCGCCCACTCGGTCGCCGACCTCCTCGCCAGCGCCGTCGTCCTCGTCTGGGGGCGGTTCGTCTACGACGACCCCGACGCCTCCCATCCGCACGGCCACGATCGGTTCGAACCCCTCTCGGCGCTCTTCGTCGGCGGCGTCCTCGTCCTCCTCGGCCTGAAACTCCTCTACGACTCCGGCCACGCCCTCCTCGACGGCCCGAGCGCCGAGTACAGTTCCATCCTCGTCGCCGGCCTCCTCGTCGCCCTCGTCGTCCGCTACGCCTGTTACTGGTACACCGTCGCCGTCAACCGCGAGGTGGGGTCGCCGAGCCTCCGCGCCCTCGCTGCCGACAGCAAGAACGACATCTACACCACCCTCGCCGTCTTCGTCGGCGTCGCCGGCATGGCCTTCGGCTACCCCATCTTCGATCCGCTGGCCGGCGGCGCCGTGAGCATCCTCGTCATCTATCAGGGGATCGATGTCTCGCGGGAGAACATCCGCTATCTCTCCGACGGCGCGCCGCCCGCCGAGGAGCGCGAACGGATCGAGGACGCGATTCGCTCGCACCCGCAGGTCCACGGCCTCCACGACTTCGTCGCCTACTACTCCGGCCACGTCATCGAGGTGGAGTTCCACGCCGAGGTGGACGGCGACCTCTCCCTGGCCGAGGCCCACGACATCGAGACCGAACTCCGGGAACTGGTCCGCGAAATCGAACCCGTCTCGGACGTACACGTCCACCTCGACCCGGCCGGGCTGGGCGAGTGGAAGGACGCCGCCGAGCGGTCGTCGGCGTCGACGGCGCCGCGTTAA
- a CDS encoding HIT family protein, with amino-acid sequence MDQLFAPWRIEWVTRDGGSVDGCPFCVLPERDDDRSSRVVARSEHAFVILNNYPYNPGHAMVIPYRHEGDYRALDDDALLDHARLKGRTFDAMDAAFDPDGYNAGLNLGGSAAGGSIDDHLHTHVVPRWTGDTNFMPVVSDTKVIVEAVDETYDRLHDAFAAQPGATVTDDDRAVTLALDGSASE; translated from the coding sequence ATGGACCAACTGTTCGCACCGTGGCGCATCGAGTGGGTGACCCGCGACGGCGGGAGCGTGGACGGCTGTCCGTTCTGTGTCCTCCCCGAGCGCGACGACGACCGGTCGAGTCGCGTCGTCGCCCGGAGCGAGCACGCGTTCGTCATCCTGAACAACTACCCCTACAACCCCGGCCACGCGATGGTGATTCCCTACCGACACGAGGGTGACTACCGCGCGCTCGACGACGACGCCCTCCTGGATCACGCCCGCCTCAAAGGGCGGACGTTCGACGCGATGGACGCGGCCTTCGACCCCGACGGCTACAACGCCGGCCTCAACCTCGGCGGGAGCGCGGCCGGCGGCTCCATCGACGACCACCTCCACACCCACGTCGTCCCCCGGTGGACCGGCGACACCAACTTCATGCCCGTCGTCTCGGACACGAAAGTGATCGTCGAAGCCGTCGACGAGACGTACGACCGCCTCCACGACGCCTTCGCCGCCCAACCGGGCGCGACGGTCACCGACGACGACCGGGCCGTCACGCTCGCCCTCGACGGATCGGCGAGCGAGTGA
- a CDS encoding DUF7835 family putative zinc beta-ribbon protein, which yields MKAKRPNPDTNLELCPDCGRETRHAVRVEIRTENPASSNAAFSREPYRVAVCDECEAESIQRMNDA from the coding sequence ATGAAGGCGAAGCGACCCAACCCAGACACCAACCTCGAACTGTGTCCCGACTGCGGACGAGAGACCAGACACGCGGTCCGAGTCGAGATTCGGACGGAGAACCCCGCCTCGTCGAACGCGGCGTTCTCGCGGGAACCGTATCGGGTCGCGGTCTGTGACGAATGTGAAGCGGAGTCGATCCAGCGGATGAACGACGCGTAG
- the map gene encoding type II methionyl aminopeptidase, which translates to MSVGPLDEATVEKYRQAGEALRTVLDEAAEMIEPGVTHLEVAEHAEARIDELADGAAFPVNISVDEEASHSTPARDDETTFGEEMVCLDVGVHVDGYIADAATTVDLSGNPEMVEAAEEALDVAIDAVAPGVDTGTIGAEIEDVIRGYGYTPVLNLSGHGVAQWDAHTGPSVPNRGVDHGAELQVGDVIAIEPFATDGRGKVSEGNKEEIYGLERERSVRNRQARQVLEQVTEEYRTLPFAARWIDVPRAEMALRRLKQQDVIHGYPVLKEEEGRLVSQAEHTVIVTEDGCEITTA; encoded by the coding sequence ATGAGCGTAGGACCCCTCGACGAGGCAACCGTCGAGAAGTATCGCCAGGCTGGCGAGGCGCTGCGGACCGTCCTCGACGAGGCGGCCGAGATGATCGAACCGGGTGTGACCCACCTCGAAGTCGCGGAACACGCCGAGGCGCGGATCGACGAACTCGCCGACGGCGCCGCCTTCCCCGTCAACATCAGCGTCGACGAGGAGGCCAGTCACTCGACGCCCGCCCGCGACGACGAGACGACGTTCGGCGAGGAGATGGTCTGTCTCGACGTGGGCGTCCACGTCGACGGCTACATCGCCGACGCCGCGACGACGGTCGACCTCTCGGGCAATCCCGAGATGGTCGAGGCCGCCGAGGAGGCCCTCGACGTGGCCATCGACGCCGTCGCCCCCGGCGTCGACACCGGAACGATTGGCGCCGAAATCGAGGACGTGATCCGCGGGTACGGCTACACGCCCGTCCTCAACCTCTCCGGTCACGGCGTCGCGCAGTGGGACGCCCACACCGGGCCGTCGGTCCCCAACCGCGGCGTCGACCACGGGGCGGAGCTCCAGGTCGGCGACGTAATCGCCATCGAACCGTTCGCCACCGACGGCCGCGGCAAGGTGAGCGAGGGCAACAAAGAGGAGATTTACGGGCTGGAACGCGAGCGCTCGGTCCGCAACCGGCAGGCCCGACAGGTGCTCGAACAGGTTACCGAGGAGTACCGCACCCTGCCCTTCGCCGCGCGGTGGATCGACGTCCCGCGCGCGGAGATGGCGCTCCGACGGCTCAAACAACAGGACGTGATCCACGGCTACCCCGTACTGAAAGAGGAGGAGGGGCGGCTAGTGAGTCAGGCCGAACACACCGTCATCGTTACCGAGGACGGCTGCGAGATTACGACGGCGTAG
- the ygfZ gene encoding CAF17-like 4Fe-4S cluster assembly/insertion protein YgfZ, translated as MQRDGERHAGYGAEFETRGGRTIVAHYGRPERTHLAVRNGVGVIEMGYGVVVVEGDDAVDFVDNAVSNRVPAADGEGCYALLLDPQGGIETDLYVYDAGERLLCFTPPARAAPLAEDWAEKVFIQDVEVRDASAEFAVFGVHGPTSTETVATLLAGASVPEDPLTFVRGSIAEAGVTVVSTDDPTGETGYEVICRADDADDVWDSLLTRGTPTTPVGYRTWDTLTLEAGTPLFDTELVGRIPNVAGVRNGLDFEKGCYVGQEVVSRVENRGRPSKRLVGLELDAVPEPDAAVFADDSHIGDVTRGAESPSLGRPIALAYVESAELDDDPELAVRVDGDEVDATVTSLPFVEGSGRSGRLPRYD; from the coding sequence ATGCAACGCGACGGCGAGCGTCACGCCGGGTACGGCGCCGAGTTCGAGACGCGGGGCGGGCGGACGATCGTCGCCCACTACGGGCGCCCCGAGCGCACCCACCTCGCCGTCCGCAACGGCGTGGGCGTCATCGAGATGGGCTACGGCGTCGTCGTCGTCGAGGGTGACGACGCCGTCGACTTCGTCGACAACGCCGTCTCCAACCGCGTCCCCGCCGCCGACGGCGAGGGATGTTACGCGCTCCTGCTGGACCCGCAGGGCGGCATCGAAACCGACCTGTACGTCTACGACGCGGGCGAACGCCTGCTCTGTTTCACGCCGCCCGCCCGCGCCGCGCCCCTCGCCGAGGACTGGGCCGAGAAGGTGTTCATCCAGGACGTCGAGGTTCGCGACGCCTCCGCGGAGTTCGCCGTCTTCGGCGTCCACGGCCCCACCTCGACGGAGACGGTGGCGACGCTGCTCGCCGGCGCGAGCGTTCCCGAGGACCCCCTCACGTTCGTCCGGGGCTCCATCGCCGAGGCCGGCGTCACCGTCGTCTCGACGGACGATCCGACCGGCGAGACGGGGTACGAGGTGATCTGTCGCGCCGACGACGCCGACGACGTGTGGGACTCCCTGCTCACCCGCGGGACGCCGACGACGCCCGTCGGCTACCGCACCTGGGACACCCTCACGCTGGAGGCGGGCACGCCCCTCTTCGACACCGAACTCGTCGGCCGGATTCCGAACGTCGCCGGCGTCCGCAACGGGCTGGACTTCGAGAAGGGGTGTTACGTCGGGCAGGAAGTCGTCTCCCGCGTCGAGAACCGGGGGAGGCCGAGCAAGCGACTGGTCGGCCTCGAACTCGACGCCGTGCCGGAGCCGGACGCGGCGGTCTTCGCGGACGACTCACACATCGGCGACGTGACCCGGGGCGCGGAGAGCCCGTCGCTCGGCCGACCCATCGCGCTGGCGTACGTCGAGAGCGCGGAGCTCGACGACGACCCGGAACTCGCCGTCCGCGTCGACGGCGACGAGGTGGACGCCACGGTGACGTCGCTTCCCTTCGTCGAGGGGAGCGGTCGCTCGGGTCGGCTGCCCCGCTACGACTGA
- a CDS encoding geranylgeranyl reductase family protein, whose amino-acid sequence MYDFVVVGVGPAGARLARRAAEAGYDVLALEKGTVGTPLACSGHVSTDVWDYVPDAKADLLQNRVYGANFRLGGPESDAYPFYKSTEVSNVIDRVALDRTLAAAAADAGADVREGHTVVGVDERADGVTVTARADGETRTFETHLVAGCDGPVSKVRREVGLPEPVETLHGVLAFDETPDSGDFVDVHLTVPRFFAWRIPRGDAGVEYGLAAPPGTDVTERFERLTGAYGAETTHRCSGAIPIGPPETVTSDRVFLVGDAAAQTKPFTGGGILYGMTAADHAVDAVDPRDPSTLAAYERAWRDDLRREIRLGGLIRRAYSLPEPIQRLGLWALDGEIGVHMDRPSSFFSVDHLRALVGGGTEPSGENERSQS is encoded by the coding sequence ATGTACGACTTCGTCGTGGTCGGTGTCGGCCCCGCGGGCGCCCGCCTCGCCCGCCGGGCCGCCGAGGCCGGGTACGACGTGCTCGCCCTGGAGAAGGGGACGGTCGGCACGCCGCTCGCCTGCTCCGGTCACGTCAGCACCGACGTGTGGGACTACGTGCCCGACGCGAAAGCCGACCTGCTCCAGAACCGGGTGTACGGCGCGAACTTCCGGCTCGGCGGCCCGGAGTCGGACGCCTACCCCTTCTACAAGTCGACCGAGGTGTCGAACGTCATCGACCGGGTGGCGCTCGACCGGACGCTCGCCGCGGCGGCCGCGGACGCGGGCGCCGACGTTCGTGAGGGCCACACCGTCGTCGGCGTCGACGAACGCGCGGACGGCGTGACGGTGACCGCCCGCGCCGACGGCGAGACGCGAACCTTCGAGACGCACCTCGTCGCCGGCTGTGACGGCCCCGTCTCGAAGGTGCGCCGCGAAGTCGGCTTGCCGGAGCCGGTCGAAACCCTGCACGGCGTCCTCGCGTTCGACGAGACGCCCGACAGCGGCGATTTCGTCGACGTCCACCTGACGGTGCCGCGCTTTTTCGCGTGGCGCATCCCGCGGGGTGACGCGGGCGTGGAGTACGGCCTCGCGGCGCCGCCGGGCACCGACGTGACCGAGCGGTTCGAGCGCCTGACCGGCGCCTACGGCGCCGAGACGACCCACCGCTGTTCGGGCGCCATTCCCATCGGCCCGCCGGAGACGGTGACGAGCGACCGCGTCTTCCTCGTCGGCGACGCCGCCGCCCAGACCAAACCGTTCACCGGCGGCGGCATCCTCTACGGCATGACCGCCGCGGACCACGCCGTCGACGCCGTCGACCCCCGCGACCCGTCGACGCTCGCCGCCTACGAACGCGCGTGGCGCGACGACTTGCGCCGCGAGATTCGGCTCGGAGGGCTGATCCGCCGGGCGTACTCGCTGCCGGAGCCGATCCAGCGACTGGGGCTGTGGGCACTCGACGGCGAAATCGGCGTCCACATGGATCGGCCCAGTTCCTTCTTCTCGGTCGACCACCTGCGGGCGCTGGTGGGCGGCGGCACGGAGCCGTCGGGCGAGAACGAGCGCTCTCAGTCGTAG